A region from the Ichthyobacterium seriolicida genome encodes:
- the mltG gene encoding endolytic transglycosylase MltG, protein MKKHTCISAVIVFNVIVYFCFTFAFGGNITKDAVVLIPNNSTFPEVVNTISPYLKNEMSFKLASYAKDYHNNVKSGRFSLKKGLSNLETIEILSKGKQTPVRIIFNNVETIKDLSIVLSKSVEESAENIFKAFYDEEFLKKYNLTKETVISIPIPNTYEVFWNVSADRLVKRLYRENKIFWNESRLKKAKDINLTPLQVSTLASIVQKETSNNDEKRIVAGVFLNRLKKGLRLESCPTVIFAVKQKDGKDIRRVLYKHLKIDSPFNTYENKGLPPSPICITEISSIDAVLNAEKHDYIYMCVDPNRLGYHAFAKSLREHNKNKSRFIRWRKGQ, encoded by the coding sequence ATGAAAAAACACACTTGTATATCTGCTGTAATTGTTTTTAATGTAATCGTATATTTTTGTTTCACATTTGCCTTTGGAGGAAATATAACAAAAGATGCTGTTGTTCTAATACCCAATAATTCAACATTTCCAGAAGTAGTAAATACAATAAGCCCGTATCTCAAAAATGAGATGTCATTTAAGTTAGCATCCTACGCTAAGGATTATCATAACAATGTCAAATCTGGAAGATTTTCTTTAAAAAAAGGATTATCAAACCTAGAAACTATTGAAATACTCTCAAAAGGGAAACAGACTCCTGTTAGAATAATTTTTAATAATGTGGAGACGATTAAAGACTTATCTATTGTTCTATCTAAAAGTGTAGAGGAAAGCGCAGAAAATATTTTTAAGGCCTTTTACGATGAGGAATTTTTAAAAAAATACAATTTAACTAAGGAGACTGTCATTAGCATACCTATCCCCAATACTTATGAAGTTTTTTGGAATGTCTCTGCCGATAGGTTAGTTAAAAGACTATATAGAGAAAATAAGATTTTTTGGAATGAAAGTAGATTGAAAAAAGCAAAAGATATTAACCTAACTCCATTACAAGTATCTACATTGGCTTCTATAGTTCAAAAGGAGACTTCCAATAATGATGAAAAACGTATTGTAGCAGGAGTTTTTCTAAACAGATTAAAAAAAGGTTTAAGATTAGAGTCTTGTCCTACAGTAATTTTTGCTGTGAAGCAAAAAGATGGAAAAGACATAAGAAGAGTCCTTTATAAACATTTGAAAATAGATTCTCCTTTTAATACTTACGAAAACAAAGGTCTTCCTCCATCTCCTATTTGCATTACAGAAATCAGTTCTATCGACGCTGTGCTAAATGCCGAAAAACACGACTATATATATATGTGTGTGGATCCCAATAGATTGGGATATCACGCATTTGCTAAAAGCCTCAGAGAACACAACAAGAATAAAAGTCGATTTATAAGGTGGCGAAAAGGGCAATAA
- a CDS encoding GNAT family N-acetyltransferase encodes MILKGKNVNLRALEPSDIDVLYQWENDTDIWGISQTSTPFSRKILKDYLDNVHLDIFTTKQVRLMIENNISGIPLGTIEMFDFDPQNQRAGIGILVYEKENRNRGIGRESLNLFIKYAFDILYLNQIFCNILTENKESVALFENLGFQKIGIKKKWIRLKDGFKDEYMFQLINTK; translated from the coding sequence ATGATACTAAAGGGTAAAAATGTAAATCTAAGGGCCTTAGAACCAAGTGATATCGATGTTCTATACCAATGGGAAAACGATACTGATATATGGGGAATAAGTCAAACTAGCACCCCTTTTTCGAGGAAGATACTAAAGGATTATTTAGACAATGTGCATTTAGATATTTTCACTACCAAACAAGTCCGGTTGATGATAGAAAACAACATTAGTGGCATTCCCTTGGGAACTATAGAAATGTTCGATTTTGATCCCCAAAATCAGAGGGCGGGTATTGGGATTTTAGTATATGAAAAAGAAAATAGAAATAGAGGAATAGGAAGAGAGTCTTTAAATCTATTCATAAAATACGCTTTTGATATACTTTATCTAAACCAGATATTTTGCAATATTTTAACTGAAAATAAAGAGAGTGTAGCTCTATTTGAAAATTTAGGATTCCAAAAAATAGGGATTAAAAAAAAATGGATCCGTCTAAAAGACGGTTTTAAAGATGAATATATGTTTCAACTTATAAATACAAAATGA
- the dapF gene encoding diaminopimelate epimerase: MQLYKYQATGNDFIIIDDRNDEFIRDKVNILCDRRFGIGADGLILLKKSYSYDFKMIYYNSDGKESSMCGNGGSCIVAFAKKIGLINNTSTFEAIDGVHSSEILGEQVKLKMCDVYEIISHEDHFFLDTGSPHYIKRVDDVKVIDVVKKGAEIRYGKQYSKHGVNVNFLELKNSGELFIRTYERGVENETLGCGTGAVAAAIVSRKMNWIKAQEILVNTLGGSLRVSFENERDTFKNIYLTAKPTFIFETSID; the protein is encoded by the coding sequence ATGCAATTGTATAAATATCAAGCTACAGGAAATGATTTTATAATCATAGATGATAGAAATGATGAATTTATCAGAGATAAAGTAAATATCCTCTGTGATAGACGATTTGGAATAGGAGCAGATGGACTTATACTATTAAAAAAATCGTACAGTTATGATTTTAAAATGATCTATTACAACTCTGATGGTAAAGAATCTAGTATGTGCGGAAATGGAGGGAGTTGTATAGTTGCCTTTGCAAAAAAGATAGGACTGATAAATAACACTTCAACCTTTGAGGCTATAGATGGAGTTCATTCTTCGGAGATATTAGGAGAGCAAGTCAAATTAAAAATGTGTGATGTTTATGAGATAATATCCCATGAAGATCACTTTTTTTTAGATACTGGATCACCTCATTACATAAAGAGAGTGGATGATGTAAAAGTCATCGATGTAGTAAAAAAAGGGGCAGAGATACGCTACGGTAAACAGTACTCTAAACACGGAGTAAATGTGAATTTCTTAGAATTAAAAAACAGTGGAGAATTATTTATCAGAACTTATGAAAGAGGTGTGGAAAATGAGACATTAGGTTGTGGCACTGGGGCGGTAGCAGCTGCCATTGTGTCTAGAAAAATGAATTGGATAAAAGCTCAAGAAATACTAGTCAATACCTTAGGAGGAAGTCTGAGAGTTTCGTTTGAAAATGAAAGAGATACTTTTAAAAATATCTATTTAACGGCCAAGCCAACTTTTATATTTGAAACAAGTATAGATTAA
- a CDS encoding COX15/CtaA family protein — MKKKFIHSVITTIVLVYIIILSGSIVRVTGSGMGCPDWPKCFGYYIPPTSIEQITWRENTSFKKGNVIIKDKKLYVSNRDFISKENYSHENWSVYTKHNYTKFNAKHTWIEYINRLFGMLAGISTLIMFVLSFFQKKKIMIFLCLLSVILLGFQAWLGAVVVYSVLAPIKISIHMIAALVILSLYLYILHLSVDKKTIIKYDRGFHMGIIVITILLIMQIIFGIQLREFVDKQMKLYEYSNREMWLLNPNIWFYIHRSFSLIFIPILVWIYIKNRTLQNKNIQIVSGLIILEIITGIITYMFDFPILSQPLHLLLATVIFGYLFYELLNYNRVKNNENAIV, encoded by the coding sequence ATGAAAAAGAAGTTCATCCACTCTGTAATCACAACTATAGTTTTAGTGTATATAATCATACTATCGGGATCTATAGTAAGGGTAACAGGCTCTGGTATGGGATGTCCCGACTGGCCTAAATGCTTTGGATACTACATACCCCCCACTAGCATTGAACAAATAACATGGAGAGAAAACACCTCCTTTAAGAAAGGCAATGTGATAATAAAAGATAAAAAACTATACGTCTCTAATAGAGATTTCATATCTAAAGAAAATTATTCCCATGAGAATTGGTCGGTCTACACAAAACACAATTATACTAAATTCAACGCAAAACACACCTGGATAGAATATATAAATCGATTATTTGGAATGTTAGCAGGCATCTCGACGCTCATCATGTTTGTGTTGTCTTTTTTTCAGAAAAAGAAAATTATGATATTTCTATGTCTTTTATCAGTGATATTATTGGGATTTCAAGCTTGGCTGGGAGCCGTCGTAGTATATTCTGTCTTGGCACCTATCAAAATTAGCATACATATGATTGCAGCTCTGGTAATCTTGTCGCTATACTTGTATATACTGCATCTATCAGTAGACAAAAAAACAATCATAAAATACGATAGAGGGTTTCACATGGGAATAATAGTAATTACAATACTGCTTATAATGCAAATCATCTTTGGAATACAATTGAGAGAATTCGTCGATAAGCAAATGAAACTATATGAGTATTCTAATCGGGAGATGTGGCTTTTAAATCCGAATATATGGTTTTATATACATCGTTCGTTTTCTTTGATATTTATTCCTATTCTAGTTTGGATATATATAAAAAACAGAACCTTACAAAACAAAAATATACAGATAGTTTCGGGCTTGATAATATTAGAAATTATAACTGGAATAATTACATATATGTTTGATTTTCCCATACTATCTCAACCTCTACATCTGTTGCTTGCAACTGTGATATTCGGTTATTTATTTTATGAACTTCTCAACTATAACAGGGTGAAAAATAATGAAAATGCAATTGTATAA
- a CDS encoding MarC family protein, which produces MNFDLKQVVTCMMVLFAVIDIIGNVPIIIDLRKKAGRIHSGRASLIAGVIMVVFLFLGESLLGLIGINTSSFAVAGSLVIFFMALEMILGIQIYREENSPDTVSIVPIAFPLIAGPGSMTSLLSLRSEYYVENIILGLIINIIFVYIVLKTSEKIERVLGSAGINVIRKVFGIILLAISVKLFTSNIGNLLG; this is translated from the coding sequence ATGAATTTTGATCTCAAACAAGTCGTTACCTGTATGATGGTATTATTCGCTGTAATAGATATTATAGGCAATGTCCCCATTATTATAGACTTGAGGAAGAAGGCTGGGAGAATACACTCTGGTAGAGCTTCTTTAATAGCTGGTGTTATCATGGTAGTATTCCTATTCCTTGGAGAATCGCTATTAGGTCTAATAGGTATAAATACGAGTTCTTTTGCAGTGGCTGGTTCCTTGGTTATATTTTTCATGGCGTTAGAGATGATATTGGGAATACAAATTTATAGAGAAGAGAACAGTCCTGATACGGTTTCTATAGTGCCAATAGCATTTCCACTTATTGCTGGACCAGGATCTATGACATCTTTGTTGTCTTTGAGATCCGAATACTATGTGGAGAATATAATATTGGGGTTGATAATAAATATAATTTTTGTTTATATAGTTTTAAAGACCTCAGAGAAAATAGAGAGAGTGCTGGGCTCGGCAGGGATCAATGTAATTAGAAAAGTATTTGGTATAATATTATTGGCTATCTCTGTAAAATTATTTACTTCGAACATAGGTAATCTCTTAGGTTAG
- a CDS encoding LptF/LptG family permease, with translation MNILDKYIIKKFLGTFVFMTLLLLAIFVTIDITEKLDRLLDLNFSIGELWDLYFFHFIIFYGNLFSPVFIFISVILVTSKMANNTEIIAIMSSGISYNRFLRPYVISATIITSISLLLSHWVIPESNKTRKQFEAQYIYKTYSQNSYDIYRQVKPGHFVYVNFYESKNAIGHGFSYNIFDNEVLKYSLESDYISWNEDSEKYELSNYKERILTHEQDIINSGETLDTVLQFDLNKLVFQDYIAETMNSKKLKNFLDDEQSRGSESMEIYLVEYYKRNSIPFATYLLILMGVSFSYRKKRGGTGINLSIGLFIAFLYIFLMQISSTLAIKSDFPVLLAVWLPNIIYVVITLLMHLKALRQT, from the coding sequence ATGAATATTCTAGACAAGTACATAATAAAAAAGTTTTTAGGGACTTTTGTTTTTATGACCCTTTTGTTGTTGGCAATATTTGTCACAATAGATATAACAGAAAAGTTAGATAGACTTTTAGATCTAAATTTTTCTATAGGAGAATTGTGGGATCTATATTTTTTTCATTTTATCATATTTTATGGAAATTTATTTAGTCCTGTATTTATATTCATCTCCGTTATTTTGGTGACCTCCAAAATGGCTAATAACACTGAGATTATAGCTATTATGTCTAGCGGGATATCTTATAATAGATTCCTTAGACCGTATGTTATATCGGCCACAATAATAACATCTATATCTTTACTTTTATCGCATTGGGTTATTCCAGAATCTAACAAAACAAGAAAACAATTCGAAGCTCAGTACATATACAAGACATATTCTCAAAATAGTTATGATATATATAGACAAGTAAAACCAGGTCATTTTGTTTATGTTAATTTTTATGAGTCTAAAAATGCGATAGGACATGGTTTTTCTTATAATATATTCGATAATGAAGTTCTGAAATATAGTTTAGAGTCAGACTATATATCCTGGAATGAGGATAGTGAAAAATACGAATTGAGTAATTATAAAGAGAGAATTTTAACCCATGAACAAGACATTATAAATTCTGGAGAGACTTTAGATACTGTACTGCAATTTGATTTAAATAAATTAGTGTTTCAGGATTATATAGCCGAAACTATGAATTCTAAAAAGTTGAAAAATTTTTTAGATGATGAGCAAAGTAGAGGTTCAGAATCTATGGAAATATATTTAGTAGAGTACTACAAGAGAAATAGTATTCCCTTTGCTACGTATCTATTAATTCTAATGGGAGTTTCCTTTTCATATAGGAAGAAGAGAGGAGGCACTGGGATTAATTTATCCATTGGGTTGTTTATCGCTTTTTTATACATCTTCTTGATGCAGATATCTTCCACTTTAGCAATAAAATCAGATTTCCCAGTGTTATTAGCAGTATGGCTTCCCAATATAATATATGTTGTTATAACTCTTCTAATGCACTTAAAGGCGTTGAGACAGACTTGA
- a CDS encoding cell division ATP-binding protein FtsE: MQQDVILSLEKASIFQGGNMILSDLNVEIKRGDFFYLTGKTGSGKSSFIKTVYCDLPLVEGKGRVIDYDLRNIKPKEIPFLRRKLGIIFQDFQLLTDRTVDENMSFVLRATGWKNSKMIKSRIEETLWKVGMETKGFKMPFELSGGEQQRVSIARALLNEPEFILADEPTGNLDSETSEGIFFLLKEINMEGKTVLVSTHDFLLIEKFPSSILECVGGKIKLIN; the protein is encoded by the coding sequence ATGCAACAAGACGTAATTCTTTCACTTGAAAAAGCATCTATATTCCAAGGAGGGAATATGATTTTATCCGATTTGAATGTGGAGATAAAAAGGGGAGATTTTTTTTATCTAACTGGCAAAACTGGCAGCGGCAAGAGCAGTTTCATTAAAACTGTATACTGTGATTTACCATTAGTAGAAGGAAAAGGTCGTGTTATAGATTATGATTTAAGAAATATTAAACCCAAGGAAATACCTTTTTTAAGGAGAAAATTAGGAATAATATTCCAAGATTTTCAACTTCTAACAGATAGAACTGTAGATGAAAATATGTCTTTTGTACTCAGGGCAACAGGTTGGAAAAACAGTAAAATGATAAAGAGTAGAATCGAAGAAACTCTATGGAAAGTCGGAATGGAAACAAAGGGTTTTAAAATGCCTTTTGAATTATCGGGCGGAGAACAACAAAGAGTTTCTATTGCGAGAGCTCTGTTGAATGAACCTGAATTTATCCTAGCTGATGAACCTACTGGAAATTTAGACTCAGAAACCTCTGAAGGGATATTCTTTTTACTCAAAGAAATAAATATGGAAGGAAAAACAGTTTTAGTGTCAACTCACGATTTTTTGTTGATAGAAAAATTCCCTTCTAGTATTTTAGAATGTGTTGGAGGAAAGATCAAATTGATCAATTAA
- the hflX gene encoding GTPase HflX, which produces MHNVTKNKYERSVLVGVITPEQNESKTQEYIDELSFLTKTSGSEVVKVFIQKVNFIKQKTFIGSGKIAEIKEFIVENDVSTVIFDDELTPTQLRNIERFLECKVLDRTNLILDIFAQRATTSYACTQVELAQYQYLLPRLTRMWTHLERQKGGIGMRGPGETQIETDRRIIIQKISLLKEKLSAIDKQMATQRKNRGKLVRVALVGYTNVGKSTMMNTLAKTQVLAENKLFSTLDTTVRKIVVDNIPFLMTDTVGFIRKLPTQLVESFKSTLDEVREADLLIHIVDVSHPSFEDQIVSVNKILTEIGAQDKEQLLVFNKIDKVLNLENKDDRDLELQANAGSIKDLREKYAPNRDQECIFISVRDKINIDSFKKKIYDRIKEIHVTRFPYNDFLYLNYDDQGNITE; this is translated from the coding sequence ATGCATAATGTCACAAAAAATAAATACGAACGAAGTGTATTAGTAGGAGTCATAACACCCGAACAAAACGAAAGCAAAACTCAGGAATACATAGATGAACTGTCTTTTTTGACAAAGACCTCTGGAAGCGAAGTTGTAAAGGTTTTCATTCAGAAAGTGAATTTTATCAAACAGAAAACTTTTATAGGTTCGGGAAAAATTGCCGAAATAAAAGAATTTATAGTAGAAAATGATGTCAGCACAGTTATTTTTGATGACGAATTAACTCCTACACAACTCAGAAATATAGAACGTTTTTTAGAGTGTAAAGTCTTAGATAGAACCAATCTCATATTAGATATTTTCGCTCAAAGGGCAACTACTTCATACGCTTGTACTCAAGTAGAATTAGCACAATATCAATATCTATTACCCAGATTAACTAGGATGTGGACCCATCTAGAGAGACAAAAAGGTGGAATAGGCATGCGCGGTCCAGGAGAAACGCAAATAGAGACAGACAGACGTATCATAATACAGAAAATTTCTCTTTTGAAAGAAAAGCTCTCTGCCATAGATAAGCAGATGGCCACACAGCGAAAAAATAGAGGTAAACTAGTCAGAGTAGCTCTAGTGGGATACACCAATGTGGGTAAATCGACCATGATGAACACACTAGCAAAAACCCAAGTATTAGCAGAGAATAAGCTATTCTCCACCTTAGATACCACAGTGAGAAAAATAGTGGTTGACAATATCCCCTTTTTAATGACTGACACAGTAGGATTCATAAGAAAATTGCCTACTCAGCTAGTAGAGTCCTTTAAGTCTACTCTAGACGAAGTTAGAGAAGCAGATTTGTTGATACATATAGTAGATGTTTCTCATCCATCTTTTGAAGATCAAATTGTATCGGTAAATAAAATCCTGACAGAGATAGGAGCTCAGGATAAGGAACAATTATTAGTTTTTAACAAAATAGACAAAGTTTTAAACTTAGAAAACAAAGACGATAGAGATTTAGAACTGCAAGCCAATGCTGGATCTATAAAAGATCTACGAGAAAAATACGCCCCTAACAGAGATCAAGAATGTATATTTATCTCGGTAAGAGACAAGATAAATATAGATTCCTTCAAAAAAAAGATTTACGACAGAATAAAAGAAATACACGTAACTAGATTTCCTTATAACGACTTTTTGTATCTAAACTACGACGATCAAGGCAATATCACTGAATAA
- the serS gene encoding serine--tRNA ligase has product MLNIKRIREEKLFIIEKLNRRNKDFTPLVEKVLHLDEKKRSLQKELDQILSESKNISEEIHKCFQSGDSQKAEALKTKSKTLKETLKASNTLFDKVDEELTQVLYEIPNITNDLVKTGKDESDNEIVFEYKRDYQDKEYSKPHWEIAENRGIISFKLGAKITGTGFPVYVGDGAKLQRALINYFLDKNIKAQYQEIQVPHLINESSGYGTGQLPDKENQMYHLAIDNLFLIPTSEVPVTNIYRDVLLKEEHLPIKHTSYTPCFRRESGSYGRDVKGLNRLHQFDKVEIVRIENPKDSYRALDEMVEHVKSILKELNLPFRILRLCTGDTGFTSSITYDFEVFSVVQKKWLEVSSVSNFETFQANRLKLRFKDKKGDIKLCHTLNGSSLALPRIVASLLEYYQAPDGIKIPEVLIPYMGVEKI; this is encoded by the coding sequence ATGCTAAATATAAAACGAATAAGAGAAGAAAAACTATTTATAATAGAAAAATTAAATAGAAGAAATAAAGATTTCACACCTCTAGTAGAGAAAGTATTGCATTTGGATGAAAAAAAGAGATCTCTGCAAAAAGAGTTAGATCAAATATTATCCGAATCAAAAAATATTTCTGAAGAAATACACAAGTGCTTTCAATCTGGGGATTCTCAAAAAGCAGAAGCCCTAAAAACAAAAAGCAAGACCCTAAAAGAAACATTAAAAGCTTCAAATACACTTTTTGATAAAGTAGATGAAGAGCTAACTCAAGTGTTATACGAAATTCCTAACATCACAAACGATTTAGTCAAAACAGGAAAGGATGAATCGGATAATGAAATAGTCTTTGAATATAAAAGAGATTACCAAGATAAGGAATACTCAAAACCTCATTGGGAAATAGCTGAAAATAGAGGTATTATAAGTTTTAAACTTGGAGCTAAAATAACAGGAACTGGCTTCCCAGTGTATGTAGGTGATGGAGCTAAACTGCAAAGGGCGCTTATAAATTATTTTTTAGATAAAAATATAAAAGCCCAATACCAAGAAATACAAGTACCTCATTTGATTAATGAGAGTTCTGGATATGGAACAGGGCAACTTCCAGATAAAGAAAATCAGATGTATCACTTGGCTATAGACAATCTATTTTTAATACCTACATCGGAAGTTCCAGTGACTAATATCTATAGAGATGTTCTTCTCAAAGAAGAACATCTTCCAATAAAACACACTTCTTACACCCCATGTTTTAGAAGAGAATCTGGTTCTTATGGACGAGATGTAAAAGGCTTAAATAGGTTACACCAATTTGACAAAGTAGAGATTGTTAGAATAGAAAATCCTAAGGATTCTTATAGAGCTTTAGATGAGATGGTAGAACATGTAAAGAGCATTCTAAAAGAATTAAATTTACCTTTTAGGATTTTAAGATTATGCACTGGTGACACTGGCTTTACTTCTTCTATTACATATGATTTTGAAGTTTTTTCAGTAGTGCAAAAAAAATGGCTAGAAGTGAGTTCAGTTTCTAATTTCGAAACCTTCCAAGCCAACCGTTTGAAATTGCGTTTTAAAGATAAAAAAGGCGATATAAAGCTGTGCCATACTCTAAATGGCAGTTCTTTGGCTCTGCCTCGTATAGTTGCATCTCTCTTGGAATACTATCAAGCTCCAGATGGAATTAAAATTCCAGAGGTATTAATTCCATATATGGGAGTAGAAAAAATATAA
- the rnhA gene encoding ribonuclease HI, with protein MSKVNVYTDGAAKGNPGVGGFGIIMELEGSNHSKELYEGYSMTTNNRMELLAVIVALEELKKEGTEVVVYTDSKYVVDSVVKKWVFNWEKIEFKGRKNSDLWKRFLLAYRKQKVQFKWIKGHNNHPKNERCDELASLATKKNELKTDTFYEEKK; from the coding sequence ATGTCTAAAGTAAATGTTTACACAGATGGCGCAGCAAAGGGCAATCCTGGAGTAGGAGGATTTGGAATTATAATGGAATTAGAAGGCAGTAATCATTCAAAAGAGTTGTATGAGGGATACAGCATGACCACCAATAATCGAATGGAACTTTTAGCTGTAATAGTAGCCCTAGAGGAATTGAAGAAAGAAGGAACAGAAGTTGTGGTTTATACCGACTCTAAATACGTAGTTGATTCTGTTGTTAAGAAATGGGTTTTCAACTGGGAAAAAATAGAATTTAAAGGGCGAAAAAACAGCGATCTATGGAAACGCTTTCTGTTGGCCTATAGAAAACAAAAAGTGCAATTTAAATGGATAAAAGGCCATAATAATCATCCAAAAAATGAGAGATGCGATGAATTAGCTTCTTTGGCCACCAAAAAAAATGAACTAAAAACAGATACTTTTTATGAAGAAAAAAAATGA